A single window of Canis lupus familiaris isolate Mischka breed German Shepherd chromosome 7, alternate assembly UU_Cfam_GSD_1.0, whole genome shotgun sequence DNA harbors:
- the RGS16 gene encoding regulator of G-protein signaling 16 isoform X2, which produces MCRTLAAFPTTCLERAKEFKTRLGIFLHKSELGSDTGNVGKFEWSSKHSKDGNFSEDVLGWKESFDSLLSSKNGVAAFHTFLKTEFSEENLEFWLACEEFKKLRSAAKLASRAHKIFEEFIRSEAPKEVNIDHETRELTEKNLQAATATCFDVAQGKIRTLMEKDSYPRFLKSPAYRDLAAQASAASASQSGCSPAEPLHT; this is translated from the exons AGCCAAAGAGTTCAAGACACGACTGGGGATCTTTCTTCACAAATCAGAGCTGGGCTCAGATACTGGGAATGTTGGCAAGTTCGAGTGGAGCAGCAAACACAGCAAAGATGG aaacttctCAGAAGATGTGCTGGGGTGGAAAGAGTCCTTTGACTCGCTACTGAGCAGTAAAA ATGGAGTGGCTGCCTTCCACACTTTCCTGAAGACAGAGTTCAGTGAGGAAAACTTGGAGTTCTGGCTGGCCTGTGAAGAGTTTAAGAAGCTCCGATCTGCTGCCAAGCTGGCTTCCCGGGCTCACAAGATCTTTGAGGAATTCATCCGCAGTGAAGCCCCTAAAGAG GTGAACATAGACCACGAGACCAGGGAGCTGACCGAGAAGAACCTGCAGGCTGCCACGGCCACGTGCTTTGATGTGGCTCAGGGGAAGATCCGCACCTTGATGGAGAAGGACTCCTACCCGCGCTTCCTGAAGTCACCTGCCTACCGTGACCTGGCTGCCCAAGCGTCGGCCGCCTCTGCTTCCCAGTCCGGCTGCAGCCCAGCGGAGCCCTTACACACTTGA
- the RGS16 gene encoding regulator of G-protein signaling 16 isoform X1, producing MCRTLAAFPTTCLERAKEFKTRLGIFLHKSELGSDTGNVGKFEWSSKHSKDGRNFSEDVLGWKESFDSLLSSKNGVAAFHTFLKTEFSEENLEFWLACEEFKKLRSAAKLASRAHKIFEEFIRSEAPKEVNIDHETRELTEKNLQAATATCFDVAQGKIRTLMEKDSYPRFLKSPAYRDLAAQASAASASQSGCSPAEPLHT from the exons AGCCAAAGAGTTCAAGACACGACTGGGGATCTTTCTTCACAAATCAGAGCTGGGCTCAGATACTGGGAATGTTGGCAAGTTCGAGTGGAGCAGCAAACACAGCAAAGATGG cagaaacttctCAGAAGATGTGCTGGGGTGGAAAGAGTCCTTTGACTCGCTACTGAGCAGTAAAA ATGGAGTGGCTGCCTTCCACACTTTCCTGAAGACAGAGTTCAGTGAGGAAAACTTGGAGTTCTGGCTGGCCTGTGAAGAGTTTAAGAAGCTCCGATCTGCTGCCAAGCTGGCTTCCCGGGCTCACAAGATCTTTGAGGAATTCATCCGCAGTGAAGCCCCTAAAGAG GTGAACATAGACCACGAGACCAGGGAGCTGACCGAGAAGAACCTGCAGGCTGCCACGGCCACGTGCTTTGATGTGGCTCAGGGGAAGATCCGCACCTTGATGGAGAAGGACTCCTACCCGCGCTTCCTGAAGTCACCTGCCTACCGTGACCTGGCTGCCCAAGCGTCGGCCGCCTCTGCTTCCCAGTCCGGCTGCAGCCCAGCGGAGCCCTTACACACTTGA